A genomic region of Ursus arctos isolate Adak ecotype North America unplaced genomic scaffold, UrsArc2.0 scaffold_8, whole genome shotgun sequence contains the following coding sequences:
- the INO80B gene encoding INO80 complex subunit B isoform X2, producing MSKLWRRGSTSGAMEAPEPGEALELSLAGAHGHGVHKKKHKKHKKKHKKKHHQEEEAGPTQPSPAKPQLKLKIKLGGQVLGTKSVPTFTVIPEGPRSPSPLMVVDNEEEPMEGVPLEQYRAWLDEDSNLSPSPLRDLSGGLGGQEEEEEQRWLDALEKGELDDNGDLKKEINERLLTARQRALLQKARSQPSPMLPLPVAGGCPAPALTEEMLLKREERARKRRLQAARRAEEHKNQTIERLTKTAAPSGRGGRGAARGERRGGRAVTPAPMVRYSSGAQGSTLSFPPGVPAPAPVSHRPSPSGPPPRCSVPGCPHPRRYACSRTGQALCSLQCYRINLQMRLGGPEGPASPLLAT from the exons ATGAGTAAGCTGTGGCGGCGCGGGAGCACCTCTGGGGCTATGGAAGCCCCTGAACCCG GGGAAGCGCTGGAATTGAGTCTGGCGGGTGCCCACGGCCATGGAGTGCACAAGAAAAAGCACAAGAAGCAcaagaaaaaacacaagaagaaacaCCATCAGGAAGAGGAGGCTGGACCAACGCAGCCATCACCTGCTAAGCCCCAACTTAAACTCAAGATCAAACTGGGTGGGCAGGTCCTGGGCACCAAGAG TGTTCCTACTTTCACTGTGATCCCTGAGGGTCCTCGCTCACCCTCTCCCCTTATGGTTGTGGACAATGAAGAGGAACCTATGGAAGGAGTCCCCCTTGAGCAGTACCGTGCCTGGCTGG ATGAAGACAGTAATCTGTCCCCATCCCCACTTCGGGACCTGTCAGGGGGCTTAGGGGgtcaagaggaagaggaggaacagaggtgGCTGGATGCCCTGGAGAAGGGGGAGCTCGATGACAATGGAGATCTCAAGAAGGAGATCAATGAGCGGCTGCTCACTGCTCGACAG CGAGCTCTGCTGCAGAAGGCCCGGAGTCAGCCTTCCCCGATGCTGCCGCTCCCGGTGGCTGGGGGCTGCCCGGCCCCGGCCCTCACCGAGGAGATGCTGCTGAAGCGCGAGGAGAGGGCGCGAAAGAGACGGCTGCAGGCGGCTCGGCGGGCGGAGGAGCACAAGAACCAGACTATCGAGCGTCTCACCAAGACGGCGGCGCCCAGCGGGCGGGGAGGCCGAGGGGCGGCGCGGGGGGAACGACGGGGAGGGCGGGCCGTGACCCCGGCCCCCATGGTGCGCTACAGCAGCGGGGCACAGGGTTCCACCCTTTCCTTCCCACCTGGCGTGCCCGCCCCTGCGCCAGTGTCTCACCGCCCCTCCCCATCTGGCCCTCCTCCTCGGTGCTCTGTCCCCGGCTGCCCACACCCGCGCCGCTACGCCTGTTCCCGCACCGGCCAGGCGCTCTGCAGCCTTCAGTGCTATCGCATCAACCTGCAGATGCGGCTTGGGGGGCCCGAAGGCCCTGCATCCCCCCTTTTGGCTACTTAA
- the INO80B gene encoding INO80 complex subunit B isoform X1, translating into MSKLWRRGSTSGAMEAPEPGSPYAGEALELSLAGAHGHGVHKKKHKKHKKKHKKKHHQEEEAGPTQPSPAKPQLKLKIKLGGQVLGTKSVPTFTVIPEGPRSPSPLMVVDNEEEPMEGVPLEQYRAWLDEDSNLSPSPLRDLSGGLGGQEEEEEQRWLDALEKGELDDNGDLKKEINERLLTARQRALLQKARSQPSPMLPLPVAGGCPAPALTEEMLLKREERARKRRLQAARRAEEHKNQTIERLTKTAAPSGRGGRGAARGERRGGRAVTPAPMVRYSSGAQGSTLSFPPGVPAPAPVSHRPSPSGPPPRCSVPGCPHPRRYACSRTGQALCSLQCYRINLQMRLGGPEGPASPLLAT; encoded by the exons ATGAGTAAGCTGTGGCGGCGCGGGAGCACCTCTGGGGCTATGGAAGCCCCTGAACCCG GCTCTCCTTACGCAGGGGAAGCGCTGGAATTGAGTCTGGCGGGTGCCCACGGCCATGGAGTGCACAAGAAAAAGCACAAGAAGCAcaagaaaaaacacaagaagaaacaCCATCAGGAAGAGGAGGCTGGACCAACGCAGCCATCACCTGCTAAGCCCCAACTTAAACTCAAGATCAAACTGGGTGGGCAGGTCCTGGGCACCAAGAG TGTTCCTACTTTCACTGTGATCCCTGAGGGTCCTCGCTCACCCTCTCCCCTTATGGTTGTGGACAATGAAGAGGAACCTATGGAAGGAGTCCCCCTTGAGCAGTACCGTGCCTGGCTGG ATGAAGACAGTAATCTGTCCCCATCCCCACTTCGGGACCTGTCAGGGGGCTTAGGGGgtcaagaggaagaggaggaacagaggtgGCTGGATGCCCTGGAGAAGGGGGAGCTCGATGACAATGGAGATCTCAAGAAGGAGATCAATGAGCGGCTGCTCACTGCTCGACAG CGAGCTCTGCTGCAGAAGGCCCGGAGTCAGCCTTCCCCGATGCTGCCGCTCCCGGTGGCTGGGGGCTGCCCGGCCCCGGCCCTCACCGAGGAGATGCTGCTGAAGCGCGAGGAGAGGGCGCGAAAGAGACGGCTGCAGGCGGCTCGGCGGGCGGAGGAGCACAAGAACCAGACTATCGAGCGTCTCACCAAGACGGCGGCGCCCAGCGGGCGGGGAGGCCGAGGGGCGGCGCGGGGGGAACGACGGGGAGGGCGGGCCGTGACCCCGGCCCCCATGGTGCGCTACAGCAGCGGGGCACAGGGTTCCACCCTTTCCTTCCCACCTGGCGTGCCCGCCCCTGCGCCAGTGTCTCACCGCCCCTCCCCATCTGGCCCTCCTCCTCGGTGCTCTGTCCCCGGCTGCCCACACCCGCGCCGCTACGCCTGTTCCCGCACCGGCCAGGCGCTCTGCAGCCTTCAGTGCTATCGCATCAACCTGCAGATGCGGCTTGGGGGGCCCGAAGGCCCTGCATCCCCCCTTTTGGCTACTTAA
- the WBP1 gene encoding WW domain-binding protein 1: protein MAQASSGNGSEEAWGALRVPQQQLRELCPGVNNQPYLCESGHCCGETGCCTYYYELWWFWLLWTVLILFSCCCAFRHRRAKLRLQQQQRQREINLLAYHGACHGAGPVPTGSLLDLRLLSAFKPPAYEDVVHRPGTPPPPYAAASGCPLTASSDHTCCSSASSCPAHFEGTNVEGVSSHQSASPHQEGEPGAGVSPAPTPPSCRYRRLTGDSGIELCPCPDSSEGEPVKEARASATPPDLEDPCVLPLDPVPQVSPVGLVSCEGDIP from the exons ATGGCTCAGGCCAGCAGCGGGAACGGCAGCGAGGAGGCCTGGGGAGCACTTCGCGTGCCGCAACAGCAG CTTCGAGAGCTCTGCCCAGGAGTGAACAACCAGCCCTACCTCTGTGAGAGTGGTCACTGCTGCGGGGAGACAGGCTGCTGCACCTACTACTATGAGCTCTGGT GGTTCTGGCTGCTCTGGACTGTCCTCATCCTCTTTAGCTGCTGTTGCGCCTTCCGTCATCGACGAGCTAAACTCCGGCTGCAGCAACAGCAGCGCCAGCGTGAGATCAACTTGTTGGCCTACCATGGGGCATGCCATGGGGCTGGCCCTGTCCCTACCGGTTCACTGCTTGACCTTC GCCTCCTCAGCGCTTTCAAACCGCCAGCCTATGAGGATGTGGTTCACCGCCCCGGCACACCGCCGCCTCCTTACGCTGCAGCCTCAGGCTGCCCCTTGACTGCTTCCAGTGACCACACCTGCTGCTCCTCTGCTTCTAGCTGCCCTGCCCACTTCGAGGGAACAAATGTGGAAGGTGTTTCCTCCCACCAGAGTGCATCCCCTCATCAGGAGGgtgagcctggggcaggggtgagccctgcccccacacctccTTCTTGCCGCTATCGCCGCCTGACTGGTGACTCAGGTATTGAGCTCTGCCCTTGTCCTGACTCCAGCGAGGGCGAGCCAGTCAAGGAGGCTAGGGCTAGTGCCACCCCACCAGATCTGGAGGACCCCTGTGTGCTGCCCCTTGATCCTGTACCCCAGGTATCTCCTGTGGGGCTAGTTTCCTGTGAAGGGGACATCCCATAA
- the MOGS gene encoding mannosyl-oligosaccharide glucosidase, with product MARGERRRRGAPADGARTTERAARGGPARRSGEARGSAWRAALGVVVLSLALGLSGCWLLAWHRARRAVTLHSAPPALPPDSSSPAVAPDLFWGTYRPHVYFGMKTRSPKPLLTGLMWAQQGATPGTPKLRHTCEQGDGVGPYGWEFHDGLSFGRQHIQDGALRLTTEFVKRPGGQHGGDWSWRVTVEPQTSGTSALPLVSLFFYVVTDGKEVLVPEVGAKGQLKFISGHSSELGDFRFTLMTPTNPGDTAPKYSSYNVFWSSNPGLPLLTEMVKSRLNSWFQHRPPGASPERYLGLPGSLKWEDKGPSRQGQGQGQFLIQQVTLKVPFSVELVFESGSARGGGSQPLEQLAGSLLTQALESHAEAFREHFEKTFQLKEKGLSPEEQALGQAALSGLLGGIGYFYGQGLVLADMGVEGSEQKVDPALFPPVPLFTAVPSRSFFPRGFLWDEGFHQLVVQRWDPRLTREVLGHWLGLLNADGWIGREQVLGDEARARVPPEFLVQRAAHANPPTLLLPIAHMLEGGDPADFAFLRRAFPRLRAWFSWLHKSQAGPVPLSYRWRGRDPALPTLLNPKTLPSGLDDYPRASHPSAHERHLDLRCWVALGARVLVRLAEQLGEAEAAAELGPLAASLEAEESLDELHWAPELGVFADFGNHTRAVQLKPRPPQGLLRVVGRPHPRLQYVDALGYVSLFPMLLRLLDPNSSRLGPLLDVLADSRHLWSPFGLRSLAASSPFYGQRNSEHDPPYWRGAVWLNVNYLALGALYHYGRLDGPHQARAAKLHSELRANVVGNVWRQYQATGFLWEQYSDRDGRGMGCRPFQGWTSLVLLAMAEDY from the exons ATGGCTCGGGGCGAGCGGCGGCGCCGCGGAGCGCCGGCAGACGGAGCGCGGACAACTGAAAGGGCGGCTCGGGGCGGCCCCGCACGACGGAGCGGCGAGGCCCGTGGCTCTGCGTGGAGAGCGGCTCTGGGCGTCGTGGTCCTGTCTCTGGCCCTGGGCCTGTCAGGGTGCTGGCTCCTGGCGTGGCACCGTGCGCGGCGGGCGGTCACACTGCACTCCGCGCCCCCGGCACTGCCTCCCGACTCTTCCAGCCCCGCCGTGGCCCCGGACCTCTTCTGGGGCACCTACCGCCCTCATGTTTACTTCGGCATGAAGACACGCAGCCCGAAGCCCCTTCTCACCG GACTGATGTGGGCGCAGCAGGGCGCCACCCCAGGGACCCCTAAGCTCAGGCACACGTGTGAGCAGGGGGACGGCGTGGGTCCCTATGGCTGGGAGTTCCACGACGGTCTCTCCTTCGGGCGGCAACACATCCAGGATGGGGCCTTAAGGCTCACCACTGAGTTCGTCAAGAGGCCTGGGGGTCAGCACGGAGGGGACTGGAGCTGGAGAGTGACTGTAGAGCCTCAG ACCTCAGGTACCTCTGCCCTACCTTTGGTGTCCCTGTTCTTCtatgtggtgacagatggcaaggAAGTCCTAGTGCCAGAGGTTGGGGCCAAGGGGCAGTTGAAATTCATCAGTGGGCACTCCAGTGAACTTGGTGACTTCCGCTTTACACTTATGACACCAACCAATCCAGGGGACACTGCCCCCAAGTATAGCAG CTACAATGTCTTCTGGTCCTCCAACCCAGGACTTCCCTTGCTGACAGAGATGGTGAAGAGTCGCCTAAATAGCTGGTTTCAGCACCGGCCACCAGGGGCTTCCCCTGAACGCTACCTCGGCTTGCCAGGATCTCTGAAGTGGGAGGACAAAGGCCCAAGTAGGCAAGGACAGGGACAAGGGCAATTCTTGATACAACAGGTGACACTTAAAGTCCCCTTTTCTGTGGAGTTGGTGTTTGAATCAGGCAGTGCCCGGGGAGGAGGAAGCCAACCCCTGGAGCAGCTGGCAGGCAGCCTGCTGACCCAAGCCCTGGAGAGCCATGCTGAAGCCTTTAGAGAGCACTTTGAGAAGACTTTTCAACTGAAGGAGAAGGGCCTGAGCCCTGAGGAGCAGGCTTTGGGTCAGGCTGCCCTCAGTGGCCTCCTTGGTGGGATTGGCTACTTCTATGGACAGGGTCTGGTGTTGGCAGACATGGGGGTTGAGGGGTCTGAGCAGAAGGTGGACCCAGCCCTCTTTCCACCTGTCCCTCTTTTCACAGCAGTGCCCTCCCGGTCATTCTTCCCACGAGGCTTTCTTTGGGATGAGGGCTTCCACCAGCTGGTGGTCCAGCGGTGGGATCCCCGCCTTACCCGGGAGGTCCTAGGTCACTGGCTGGGGCTGCTCAATGCTGATGGCTGGATTGGACGGGAGCAGGTGCTGGGGGATGAGGCCCGAGCCCGTGTGCCCCCAGAATTCCTGGTGCAAAGGGCAGCCCATGCCAACCCCCCAACCCTGCTTTTGCCGATAGCCCACATGCTAGAGGGTGGTGACCCTGCTGATTTTGCCTTCCTCCGCAGGGCTTTCCCCCGTCTGCGTGCCTGGTTCTCCTGGCTCCATAAGAGCCAGGCAGGGCCAGTGCCGCTATCTTATCGCTGGCGGGGCCGGGACCCTGCCTTGCCAACCCTGTTGAACCCTAAGACACTGCCTTCGGGGCTGGATGACTATCCCCGGGCTTCACACCCTTCAGCCCATGAGCGGCACCTGGACCTTCGGTGCTGGGTGGCGCTGGGAGCCCGTGTGCTGGTGCGGCTGGCAGAGCAGCTGGGAGAGGCTGAGGCAGCTGCGGAGCTGGGCCCTCTGGCTGCATCACTGGAGGCAGAAGAGAGCCTGGATGAGCTGCACTGGGCTCCAGAGCTAGGAGTCTTTGCAGACTTTGGGAACCACACAAGAGCAGTGCAGCTGAAGCCTCGGCCCCCTCAGGGGCTGCTGCGGGTAGTGGGCCGGCCCCACCCTCGCTTACAGTATGTGGATGCCTTGGGCTACGTCAGTCTTTTTCCCATGCTGCTGCGGCTGCTGGACCCCAACTCCTCCCGCCTTGGGCCCCTGCTAGATGTTCTAGCTGACAGCCGCCATCTCTGGAGCCCCTTTGGTTTGCGCTCCCTTGCAGCCTCCAGCCCCTTTTATGGCCAGCGCAATTCAGAGCATGATCCTCCCTACTGGCGGGGTGCTGTGTGGCTCAATGTCAACTACCTGGCCTTGGGAGCTCTCTACCACTATGGACGTCTGGATGGTCCCCACCAGGCCCGGGCTGCCAAGCTCCACAGTGAGCTCCGTGCCAATGTGGTGGGCAATGTGTGGCGGCAGTATCAGGCCACAGGTTTCCTTTGGGAGCAGTACAGTGACCGGGATGGGCGGGGCATGGGCTGCCGCCCTTTCCAAGGCTGGACCAGTCTTGTCCTACTGGCCATGGCTGAAGACTACTGA
- the MRPL53 gene encoding 39S ribosomal protein L53, mitochondrial, whose protein sequence is MAASLARLGLRSVKQVRVQFCPFEKNVESTRTFLQAVSSEKVRSTNLSCSVIADVRHDGSEPCVDVLFGDGHRLIMRGAHLTAQEMLIAFASHIQARATAGSGDKPGAGSGR, encoded by the exons ATGGCGGCGTCCTTGGCTCGGCTCGGCCTACGGTCTGTGAAGCAGGTTCGAGTTCAATTCTGCCCCTTCGAGAAGAATGTGGAGTCAACGAG GACCTTCCTCCAGGCGGTGAGCAGCGAGAAGGTCCGTTCCACCAACCTCAGTTGCTCGGTGATTGCGGACGTGAGGCACGACGGCTCCGAGCCCTGCGTGGACGTACTGTTCG GAGACGGGCATCGCCTGATTATGCGTGGCGCTCACCTCACCGCCCAGGAAATGCTCATAGCCTTTGCCTCGCACATCCAGGCCAGGGCTACGGCGGGGAGCGGGGACAAGCCCGGCGCTGGTAGCGGGCGCTGA
- the CCDC142 gene encoding coiled-coil domain-containing protein 142 isoform X1, whose translation MAQASPSGGLLPPLATVPPLRAQPVGAVEEQWERRPAGTLRGDFGGWPWLPATGSIPCLEPRPGGARGGRPWWAAPADAGEHREEGAADWWREPAAGRPIPPALQRLRTVLLRLLREREQLLQARDCARYLQAVVRLLRILSPSAPVSGAGPLPQLCGDLLPHSSRGAVLRIGLRETPIPLLLARPVGLAAQRLEAAIEMQLRALGREPASPGLSSQLADALLALPAYHQLQGKALSHVPGAARPFPPARVLHLLTGERGCQVAGQLDEALKGPGLRDQLRSRCQEERELLPGLLGLLGGVADSASSGLGLEGAGALWSRYWTLLWAACAQSLELSLGPWRDRRAAAQQLSQALGQASLPQECEKELASLCRNLFHQSLTWSWDQGFCQVLGSAGEDQSSLPSSSHTTELLQQLFPPLLDALREPRSGLLLCQPPGPAPLALGLCTLQTTLVWFLGKIQQHLAVWAPGSLLVLIQKNLPPLLHKAEALSRLASEESLVLEVEQQLGLEIQKLTAQIQLLPEESLNLFFQECHKQATQGFELYMPRGRYWRHHLSPELPRIPSEYAGLVVRTVLEPVLQGLQGLPPQAQAPALGQALTAILDAWLDHILTHGIRFSLQGALQLRQDFGVVPQLLEEEQWGLSPELRQTLLSLNIFQRLDGALMCLFQQPLPKPEVQRRPPCCCTCNEVQSMELSSSSLNNLESLEPPLRPGAPPAQTAQLLSTLRGGGPSPEAYLVGNQQAWLALRQHQRPRWHLPFLSCLGISPES comes from the exons ATGGCCCAGGCGTCTCCCTCTGGTGGCCTTCTGCCTCCGCTCGCTACCGTGCCGCCATTGAGGGCGCAACCCGTAGGCGCTgtggaggagcagtgggagagaagGCCGGCGGGGACTCTTCGCGGAGACTTTGGTGGCTGGCCGTGGCTGCCGGCTACCGGGAGCATCCCCTGCCTGGAGCCGCGGCCCGGTGGAGCTCGGGGAGGGCGGCCGTGGTGGGCGGCGCCGGCGGACGCGGGAGAGCACCGCGAGGAGGGCGCCGCGGACTGGTGGCGGGAGCCGGCAGCCGGCCGCCCGATCCCTCCCGCGCTGCAGCGTCTCCGGACCGTGTTGCTGCGGCTGCTTCGCGAGCGGGAGCAGCTCCTCCAAGCCCGAGACTGCGCCCGCTACCTACAGGCGGTCGTGCGCCTCCTGAGGATCCTGAGTCCCAGCGCGCCAGTCTCCGGCGCCGGCCCCTTGCCTCAGCTGTGCGGCGACCTGCTACCGCACTCTTCTCGAGGGGCTGTCCTGCGAATCGGCCTACGGGAGACTCCCATACCGCTTCTGCTGGCGCGCCCCGTCGGACTGGCCGCTCAGCGCTTGGAGGCTGCCATCGAGATGCAGCTTCGGGCTCTGGGTCGGGAGCCGGCCAGCCCTGGCTTGTCCTCCCAACTTGCCGACGCGCTGCTGGCGCTTCCCGCCTACCACCAGCTGCAGGGAAAAGCCTTGAGCCATGTCCCCGGGGCAGCGCGCCCTTTCCCGCCGGCCCGTGTGCTCCACCTCCTGACGGGGGAGCGGGGTTGCCAGGTGGCAGGTCAGCTAGATGAGGCGCTCAAGGGACCGGGCTTGCGGGATCAGCTCCGCAGTCGGTGCCAAGAGGAGCGGGAGCTGCTGCccgggctgctggggctgctggggggcGTGGCGGATTCAGCCAGCAGTGGACTGGGGCTTGAAGGGGCTGGAGCCCTGTGGAGCCGGTACTGGACCCTGCTGTGGGCAGCTTGTGCGCAGAGTCTGGAACTAAGTCTAGGACCCTGGAGGGACCGCAGGGCAGCGGCACAACAGCTGAGTCAGGCACTGGGTCAGG CATCCCTGCCTCAGGAGTGTGAGAAGGAGTTGGCTTCTTTGTGCCGCAACCTATTTCATCAGTCTCTTACCTGGAGCTGGGACCAAG GCTTCTGCCAGGTCTTGGGATCTGCTGGTGAAGATCAGAGCAGCCTTCCCTCATCCTCTCATACCACTGAACTTTTGCAAcagctcttccctcctctcttggATGCCCTTCGAGAACCCAGGTCAGGGCTGCTCCTCTGTCAGCCTCCAG gTCCTGCACCACTTGCTCTGGGGCTCTGTACCCTGCAGACCACTTTGGTCTGGTTTTTGGGCAAAATTCAGCAGCATCTGGCAGTGTGGGCCCCAGGTTCCTTGCTGGTCCTGATCCAGAAGAACTTACCT CCTCTATTGCACAAGGCAGAAGCTCTGTCTAGACTGGCCTCAGAGGAAAGTTTGGTCCTGGAAGTGGAGCAGCAGCTGGGCCTAGAGATCCAGAAACTAACTGCACAGATCCAG CTCCTGCCTGAAGAGTCACTAAATCTCttttttcaagaatgtcataAACAAGCCACACAGGGCTTCGAACTCTACATGCCACGGGGTCGGTACTGGCGGCATCACCTCTCTCCTG AACTGCCCAGAATTCCTAGTGAATATGCTGGGTTGGTGGTTCGCACCGTACTGGAGCCTGTATTGCAAGGATTGCAGGGATTGCCACCCCaagcccaggcccctgcccttGGCCAGGCACTGACAGCCATCCTGGATGCCTGGCTTGACCACATCCTTACGCATGGGATCCGGTTCAG CCTGCAGGGGGCGCTGCAGCTCAGACAAGACTTTGGAGTGGTCCCTCAGTTGCTGGAGGAGGAGCAGTGGGGCCTGTCCCCCGAACTTCGCCAGACTCTACTCTCGCTCAACATCTTCCAGAGGCTGGATGGGGCCCTGATGTGTCTATTCCAGCAGCCCCTGCCCAAGCCTGAAGTCCAGAGGAGGCCTCCGTGTTGCT GTACATGCAATGAGGTGCAGTCCATGGAATTGTCCAGCAGCAGTCTCAACAACCTGGAAAGCTTGGAGCCCCCTCTTCGGCCTGGAGCACCCCCAGCGCAGACAGCTCAGCTGCTAAGCACACTACGGGGTGGGGGACCTAGCCCAGAGGCTTACCTGGTGGGAAATCAGCAGGCCTGGCTTGCCCTGAGGCAGCACCAGCGCCCCCGCTGGcacttgccttttctttcctgcctGGGGATCAGTCCTGAATCCTAA
- the CCDC142 gene encoding coiled-coil domain-containing protein 142 isoform X2, which produces MAQASPSGGLLPPLATVPPLRAQPVGAVEEQWERRPAGTLRGDFGGWPWLPATGSIPCLEPRPGGARGGRPWWAAPADAGEHREEGAADWWREPAAGRPIPPALQRLRTVLLRLLREREQLLQARDCARYLQAVVRLLRILSPSAPVSGAGPLPQLCGDLLPHSSRGAVLRIGLRETPIPLLLARPVGLAAQRLEAAIEMQLRALGREPASPGLSSQLADALLALPAYHQLQGKALSHVPGAARPFPPARVLHLLTGERGCQVAGQLDEALKGPGLRDQLRSRCQEERELLPGLLGLLGGVADSASSGLGLEGAGALWSRYWTLLWAACAQSLELSLGPWRDRRAAAQQLSQALGQGFCQVLGSAGEDQSSLPSSSHTTELLQQLFPPLLDALREPRSGLLLCQPPGPAPLALGLCTLQTTLVWFLGKIQQHLAVWAPGSLLVLIQKNLPPLLHKAEALSRLASEESLVLEVEQQLGLEIQKLTAQIQLLPEESLNLFFQECHKQATQGFELYMPRGRYWRHHLSPELPRIPSEYAGLVVRTVLEPVLQGLQGLPPQAQAPALGQALTAILDAWLDHILTHGIRFSLQGALQLRQDFGVVPQLLEEEQWGLSPELRQTLLSLNIFQRLDGALMCLFQQPLPKPEVQRRPPCCCTCNEVQSMELSSSSLNNLESLEPPLRPGAPPAQTAQLLSTLRGGGPSPEAYLVGNQQAWLALRQHQRPRWHLPFLSCLGISPES; this is translated from the exons ATGGCCCAGGCGTCTCCCTCTGGTGGCCTTCTGCCTCCGCTCGCTACCGTGCCGCCATTGAGGGCGCAACCCGTAGGCGCTgtggaggagcagtgggagagaagGCCGGCGGGGACTCTTCGCGGAGACTTTGGTGGCTGGCCGTGGCTGCCGGCTACCGGGAGCATCCCCTGCCTGGAGCCGCGGCCCGGTGGAGCTCGGGGAGGGCGGCCGTGGTGGGCGGCGCCGGCGGACGCGGGAGAGCACCGCGAGGAGGGCGCCGCGGACTGGTGGCGGGAGCCGGCAGCCGGCCGCCCGATCCCTCCCGCGCTGCAGCGTCTCCGGACCGTGTTGCTGCGGCTGCTTCGCGAGCGGGAGCAGCTCCTCCAAGCCCGAGACTGCGCCCGCTACCTACAGGCGGTCGTGCGCCTCCTGAGGATCCTGAGTCCCAGCGCGCCAGTCTCCGGCGCCGGCCCCTTGCCTCAGCTGTGCGGCGACCTGCTACCGCACTCTTCTCGAGGGGCTGTCCTGCGAATCGGCCTACGGGAGACTCCCATACCGCTTCTGCTGGCGCGCCCCGTCGGACTGGCCGCTCAGCGCTTGGAGGCTGCCATCGAGATGCAGCTTCGGGCTCTGGGTCGGGAGCCGGCCAGCCCTGGCTTGTCCTCCCAACTTGCCGACGCGCTGCTGGCGCTTCCCGCCTACCACCAGCTGCAGGGAAAAGCCTTGAGCCATGTCCCCGGGGCAGCGCGCCCTTTCCCGCCGGCCCGTGTGCTCCACCTCCTGACGGGGGAGCGGGGTTGCCAGGTGGCAGGTCAGCTAGATGAGGCGCTCAAGGGACCGGGCTTGCGGGATCAGCTCCGCAGTCGGTGCCAAGAGGAGCGGGAGCTGCTGCccgggctgctggggctgctggggggcGTGGCGGATTCAGCCAGCAGTGGACTGGGGCTTGAAGGGGCTGGAGCCCTGTGGAGCCGGTACTGGACCCTGCTGTGGGCAGCTTGTGCGCAGAGTCTGGAACTAAGTCTAGGACCCTGGAGGGACCGCAGGGCAGCGGCACAACAGCTGAGTCAGGCACTGGGTCAGG GCTTCTGCCAGGTCTTGGGATCTGCTGGTGAAGATCAGAGCAGCCTTCCCTCATCCTCTCATACCACTGAACTTTTGCAAcagctcttccctcctctcttggATGCCCTTCGAGAACCCAGGTCAGGGCTGCTCCTCTGTCAGCCTCCAG gTCCTGCACCACTTGCTCTGGGGCTCTGTACCCTGCAGACCACTTTGGTCTGGTTTTTGGGCAAAATTCAGCAGCATCTGGCAGTGTGGGCCCCAGGTTCCTTGCTGGTCCTGATCCAGAAGAACTTACCT CCTCTATTGCACAAGGCAGAAGCTCTGTCTAGACTGGCCTCAGAGGAAAGTTTGGTCCTGGAAGTGGAGCAGCAGCTGGGCCTAGAGATCCAGAAACTAACTGCACAGATCCAG CTCCTGCCTGAAGAGTCACTAAATCTCttttttcaagaatgtcataAACAAGCCACACAGGGCTTCGAACTCTACATGCCACGGGGTCGGTACTGGCGGCATCACCTCTCTCCTG AACTGCCCAGAATTCCTAGTGAATATGCTGGGTTGGTGGTTCGCACCGTACTGGAGCCTGTATTGCAAGGATTGCAGGGATTGCCACCCCaagcccaggcccctgcccttGGCCAGGCACTGACAGCCATCCTGGATGCCTGGCTTGACCACATCCTTACGCATGGGATCCGGTTCAG CCTGCAGGGGGCGCTGCAGCTCAGACAAGACTTTGGAGTGGTCCCTCAGTTGCTGGAGGAGGAGCAGTGGGGCCTGTCCCCCGAACTTCGCCAGACTCTACTCTCGCTCAACATCTTCCAGAGGCTGGATGGGGCCCTGATGTGTCTATTCCAGCAGCCCCTGCCCAAGCCTGAAGTCCAGAGGAGGCCTCCGTGTTGCT GTACATGCAATGAGGTGCAGTCCATGGAATTGTCCAGCAGCAGTCTCAACAACCTGGAAAGCTTGGAGCCCCCTCTTCGGCCTGGAGCACCCCCAGCGCAGACAGCTCAGCTGCTAAGCACACTACGGGGTGGGGGACCTAGCCCAGAGGCTTACCTGGTGGGAAATCAGCAGGCCTGGCTTGCCCTGAGGCAGCACCAGCGCCCCCGCTGGcacttgccttttctttcctgcctGGGGATCAGTCCTGAATCCTAA